The genomic segment CGGTTTAGTGATAACAAAGAATTAAACAAATTGACTTCCCCCATAACATTTATAGTAatactatattatattatatcatattatatcacatcatattatatcacatcatattatatcatattatatcacatcatattatatcatatcatattatatatttatgtgattgatgtatacatattatatacatggaATATGCCTATATGTACTTAAtcatttatttacattttttttttcttttattttctccTTTAGTGCAAGGATGAAGATACTGATAATGGTTCGTccttaaataaaaataacaacaatTCTACCTCTTGGGTTTTGAAAAACGCGAGCATCGAAAAAATGCGAATAAATCACAAATCTTATGtttcaaaaaaatgtaatttaGATACCGATGTTTTTTTCGTTCTaatagaaaatgaagaatattCAGATATCTATCCTGTATCCAGCTGGCAAGTGTTTGAACCAAATTTATCCTCAAAaactttaaataaatttaacgTAGATAATTCTGAAGAAAAACTGAGAACCCAGATGGATAATAAAAGGATAGATGATATAATAGAAAGACTAAAAAACAaagaagaacaaaataaattaaatatcaaagctaaagaagaaaaaaaaaaaaaaaaaaaaaagaaaaatatattacctaGTGATTCATCAGAAGATTTGGAtgacgatgatgatgatttAGGATTAAAAAGacaagaaaaaagaagaatcaaaaatttaataaaattaaaaagaggAGAAAACAAAGAAGAAATTGAATATGCCAATTCTGCTCTTTCAATTACATCGTTAAGAAAAAGTAAAGTTAATTgggattataataatgatggaAGGAAAAGTGATGATGAAGATTTAAATGAAGAAGTATCCGGACAAGAAGACTTTGACGATgacaatgatgataatgatgattcCGAAAACAACTCGGATAATGACCAATATAAACTAACATCATATGGTCAAGCTATGCGATCTCTATTAAAACAACAAGtaaatgatgaagaagatgatgaacTTAATCAATACTCAGATGATGACGATGAAGAAGACGAAGAAGATGACGATGATGATGACGAAGATGATGACGAAGAAGACAGTGATGATGATAAACCAAGTAACAAAAAACaattgaaaaataataaaaagatacAAAATGAACgagaaaaagataaatataaattagaaaaaaataaaaaaaataataataaacatttttatgaAGAAGATGAACAAGAAGATCAAGAAAATAGTgatgataacaaaaaaaatacacacgATGATCATAATGAGATGAAAAAAGATACACCTAAGATTAACCAAGAAAAAACAcaagaagaattaaaaagaagATTAAGCACAAATGATAAATTTAACAAATtcaatgaatatattaaagaaaaaattaaaaataaagaaatacaaataaaagaagataaCTGTGCTAAACTTATTGTAAAAAttgtagaaaaaaataatggaaaaatgaatattatgaCTTTGTTAGATACATTAAAtataagagaaaaaaatgataattttcttatagttcaaaaatatattaaaaatttgtgTAATATTAGCTCAGAAACggtaaatgataaaaaaataaaaaccatAACCATAAAACCAAAATATTTgcaaaagaaataatataaatatcaataaatataatatatatatatatatattattgtatatattaaaacataatatatacacaggaatgaaaaaatattttagaaaaaGGTAAATTATGGATAATATATCTATCTTAAGTATGGATATGACATAAATTATCCTCcatgatttattaaaataataataattatttcgtataatatatatttttattgtttctttattttattattattatttttcatataaatttttttttttttttttttttttattactattttattttttttgttatttattcttgtatgaatatttattcatCACCAACTATAAAACATAACAAATTTGTgtatttaaaagaatttatatgttttgttAGGAtactataaattatatatatatatatatatatatatatatatatatatttttttattattttatattaaattaaacttaaaaaattaatatatacaaatatttgtgtattactacatatttatgtatgtatatattcccATGTGTATTAACATTTAGGTTTATAACatcatatataaagaatatatacacaGAATGaacttatatatacatatatataaacagaacaaggaaataaaatatattaataaaataaaaaaaatatgtatatataaataatttattactatttgaaatatataaataatgtaaataatatatataataataatataatgaattttaattttatatatgcgTGATAATTTGATGAAATGTGAAATCCATAAATTGATAGCATAAAAGAACATTTATTAGGCTTATTTTTTagcattataaatatatgtattagtagaaatatgtatatatatatatataaggagAAGAATcaaatatacaatattatttatattatggtGCATAATTTTGggtttcttcttcttttttttttttttgttttcttttttaggCATATTCatactttatataaataatatacatatatatttatttttattttcacttTATCccttatttattaatttttttcttttcgcttattattatatagctCAAAAAAAACTTTATATTAACacgaatatatttttttttcccttgtTTTATTTTACGGCATCTTATTTACAATGGCAGCGAGAGATCCTGGACCATATTTGAATCAGGTTCCTTTAGGTTTTCCGAGTTATAATAGAAGAGTATTTAGAGACATTTTAGCTAGAAGAGCTTTTATGGAATCAGAAGTAAATACAAGggtttataaaaacatttttgaGAATTTGGGATTTAAGGGTCATATAAGAATTAACAATAaagtatgaaaaaaaaaaaaaaaaaaaaaatataacctACTAAATactattttgtatatatatatatatatatatatatatatacatatatatatgtttaacaataattattcatatatatcttctttattttttaatatttcatttataggTTGGCATTAATAGAATACGAATGAGATGTATACAAGGAGGATATTCAAggggaatatataaatttacaaGAATGGCGAAAATGGCGTTTTTTCAAACAGCTAGAGAAGGAtggttaaaaaaatatggttATCGGCCTGACTTGTTTAGGTAAAACCTGAACAATTAAACTGGCtgttttatatacatatatatatatatatatatatatttcaaacgATTCGTTacttatatctttatatttataatatgaatattactgaaaaattaaaatcatataattttttctattttattttaattcaacatgttttttttgtttttgttgttATGCATATTACTATTTGTAATAGtattttttatcaaattgtcttaatattttccttttataaaaaaaataaaaacagaaaaaagaaaaaaaaaaaaaattgtattattaaattcattcaaataaatataacttGATTCTTTAAgtttttattgtattatcTATTGTGATATGCATTACGAATACCCATAAGAAAGGATTTCTcgtttttccatattttatatttatcgttcatatttttaacaaATTCAATTAATTTGGGACTTGACAACAAAATATCTTGTAATTCGTTATTAACTGTAAAATacgaaaataagaaaaaaaaaaaaaaaacagaaataatatatatatatatatatatatatatatatatatatttatatattttccatgttattacaaaattatatataacatatattaatattttgtaataaatattatacacatatatcaTAATGTATTACATTGTGAGGGAATAGAATAAAATATCGACAGAATTGAAAAACATAAGGAATGAAAATAACTGACGTTGTCACTTTTTATATCTGAATTATTACTATTCATCACAGCTTTAtctaatatatgtaaaatggTTTTCAATCTAGATATAttctataaaaaagaaatatatgaaaCATTGAAATGTTTtaagcacatatatatatatatatatatatatatatatatatttatgtatcaatgtgtataaaatataacaaataaattattttaatactaACAAATTTATGATTGTCTAATCCTCTCTCTTGGCATATTTTCCTATTctccttttttaatttcctaCAAGATATttacaaatgtatatatttatataaaattataataatatttaattatttatatagttgtaaatataaatacgtCTATTATTTTGATGAAACAatactaaaaataaaaataaaaccatTCTCTGTAccttattaaataaagatagtatatataaaaaaatttatcttCGTAAATTTTCTTcgtaaaattattaaatattttatcatcttCCCATATGTAATATGTCTGaaaggaataaataaaaatatcatgaaaataatatagtattaaaaaattttctgtttctatttttaagtacatatatttttttttttttgagcaTACCAATATTATCTTTAGTTCGTTTATTATTCCTGCATATAAATCATATTCAAccaaatcaaataaataaatctaaaaaataaaaataaatataatatatatatatatatatatatatatatatatatattgtgaattaatttatttagtATATCTCcgtatatttcttttttttttctttttttgtacatttttcatatagTCAATAATTTCTACATCATTTAAAGTGTTGCCCTCCAATGTATTAAAAGCATATGGATAAGATCCATAATTACTATAAGGGTGTATTTCTTCTACTAGAAGTAAGAATGAACAATTTAAAacgttttttaaaaaaaataattgaaCATTTAAATAGTTTATATAGATATCCCCAATATCTTTTATAGaacaatgatgataatgaacAATTAATTTTTGAGGAGGAACAACCATATTTtccaattttaataaatgtttttttataattccacttaatgtttttttattttcataattattacatatatgaaCTGATTTATATGTTACATATAGTAATACccattttacaaaaaaaaaaaaaaaaaaaaaaaaaaaagaaaaaaaattcactttttaaaacaaataaatttgaaaatttattttataaatattcaaaaagaTACAAAAAACAATTGtagaataaatttaataaaattattttgttatttattatttttttttactttttataagatactatatatgtataattataaatattttatttattcctttttttttattttcaaattCTATGCATGTGTAtattatagataatatatatatatatataatatatatgtatataattaaaaataatttcttttattcttaatatatatttttgaattatgaaaaaataaaataacagttttttttttttttttttttttttttttttttttttttttaccacaatattgtttttaaaagagcataaaatagaaaacataaaaatattccttatttttggtagtttaaaaataaatatgaaaaaatattatatatttttatttatattcttatgaTGAATTTGATAATATCATGTACATGAAAGAATTCATGAGATATATAgcttatatgtttttaatttattagatttaatatataaatttaaaaatatatgttaacaAGATTTTTATTCtgtattacataaatatatatgaaaggaagaaagaaaaatataatgataataaatatatgtttatgttaacgaacatataatatagtttgttttatcataaaatattttaaaaagttaCATCATTtatgaaagaaaatattatcttacaatatatctattttttaaGAGAttggaaatatttttattattttaattatactattattttaggatatttttgttttgttgtaattttttttcgatatatttattgtaaaaaattatctccgtatatttattttaacacATGGTATAAGAATCaaaattatacattataGGAAAATAATAGGTACATTTATAACATTTTGGTTATGtgcttatttttttttttttagttcaTGGTGTttctttcatataatttataattatatatgatttaatataattttgtaatataaccttaaatatatacatatattatatatatatatatatatgtgtaatacTTTCTATTTCATAGTTGCCTTTATTAATTATCTAATCACTACACAAATATTTATCATGAaaatagaataaataaatttatatcaatctgtttcattttttattatttcactttttttttttttatgaacaaaTAAGGTAATAACATGATTTAGGTAACCATTTtagtgtttttttttttttttttttttttttttcttctagctatttttaatattctatGCATGCATCGCATATTTGGTTATGTCTGTATGTAATTTtccaaaataaaaaaaagaaaatagcAGAATAACATGAAATAgcctttttcttattatattaataatttaaataattataatggatatataattattttcatatatatatatatatatatatatattttcttcttttatatttactatacaacttattttctttatatttgttcaaatggaaaaacaaaataaatattaaaaagacggttataaaataaaaagaaattatatatatatattcttttaatggTCACATtctacaaaaatattttagcattatctaatttttattataaaattacacattttttactttttttttttacaaaaaattgtaattttttcaattttaaaatgataagataaaaatagtggcatacacataaatacaatatttattcttttccaatatatatatatatatatatatatatatatttttgtttcatacgaaatatataaaaaatgaatttatttAAGAAGTCTACTTGTTCAGCTTGCAATTCATGTAATTGTTGTTGTGgtgaatatttaataataataaaaaaataataatacatatgtgttctattatattatttattttctattttttcgTACAActatttgttatttattgaagttttaaaatgattataaatgTGTACGGTTATAAGAtaacataattttattatatatatgtttatttatttatttatttatttattttaaatttttagaACGAGATGAAGTAAAAATTACTGAAAGAACATACACCTACAACGATCTTGACAATCTTTATGACAATGAAGGCAGTTCTAGCTTTCCATATATCCCAACAGAACggattatattaaattcttataataaccctgatttatattatcatcaaatAGATACAGAATTTTATacaaagaatatattatatgatgttCCATTAGTGAGTTATGCTCAAGGTCCTTATTATGAAAGAATTCCAGATAtgaaattaaatgaaaaatatcgTTTACCAACACTAAGTTATGTCTCAGACCCTGTGTATATAAGAAGAAGGGAAAAATGTACCATCAGTAATTTTCCTAGAACGATGTGTTGGGCAAAATGTAGGTCAAGTTGATttcatatttctttattttttacaaaaaaaattcataaggcttattttattaattaacaAATGTCTTATGAATGAAACAACattttttaacaaaaaaaaaaaaaaaaaaaaaaaaaaaaaaattttagatttataataacattttgtCTATacttcatataaaataatatatatatatatatatgtgtattttcaTATCCACTTTGCATCATCAGCATACTTTATTAAACtacacaaaatatatatgcatttatattttctcattttatgcacaaaaatgaaacatactcgttttaatatttacaagaaaaaaataaaaataaataaaaacaataaaagaaataaaaataatattatacataaaaataaattatgaaaGAAAACCTTATGTTTGCTTATAGAAATGATTTGTgggtaatatattttataatactaACCTGAAGATCTAAGTCAAACATAACCTTTTAAATGTTAATTCTTAAAGTTCCATTTTTTAGTTTATGGCCACAACCACAGGtatcaaaatattttactctataaattatttgtacatatatatattatatgatttaaatgctataatcataaaaaaaataaatggtATAACGTTAATGTGTTTAATTATACTTAATTGAAGCATGTTTGAGAAACGAACAGCTGGTACAATTtactttttcatatttttgagCTATCCATCCACATCCTTAATACGatcaaacaaataaatacataaatatatatatatatatatatatatatattatatattacattgtttttattttcatgttAATAAGGACAAAATAtgttaaattatatgaaggtgccgtatattttcttaatgtaacaattttttttgtatcacatatatttctggaaaatatacatatattcatattaatttgtgtgttcttattttatttaattttttatcatgTTCCCATATACCTGTTTCGGGATTTTTACAATCACACTGTTGGCAATATGTTCTATCAGTATAATAATTTCCTCTGAtagttttataaaaattattttcacaccctaaaaagaaaatttaatagaagaaagaaatatatatgtatgtatgatAATGtgtcattttcttttttgtatcctttattgttatttttttttaataaaaaagaaaaaccaTCGTTCGTAGGATGACAGCACTTTTGGCATATATCCGATGTGCACATTTGACCATATATCACATTATAATtggtaatataaaagaaaagaacaaaaacGAAAAGGCGAAACGCTATACCTTTCATTTTGACATTAATTACTATAGTGttcttataaaattataaaataatttgctcaaaaaaagaaaaaggaaatatgaaatatgaaATGAGACAAAAggtatacaaaaataaaattttggaACATTAAACTTTTAAAagttgataaaaataaattattataaatattgatgaacatttataatatatatatatatatgttttttttttttatttgtttattttattttttttttttgcgttcatatataaaccttaaatatatatatgtatagtgTTATAAAATGTGTATGACGatctatatatgtattattgtATTAAAGGcttaatatttcataaatacatttattttgaaaatatatatatatatatatatatatatatatatttatttatttatattttttttttttttgggtgTAGAACAATTGTactttgtaaaaatataagatataAAATGGAAGGTAATATATTGGATATTTAAAAAGttgtaaatttttataattaatatatcttgtttttaattacaaaaataaattaagaataacattgaaaaaaaaaaaaaaaaaaaagacaaaaaaaatatacacataaatatatatatatataataaaaataataacaacagattaattttttttttttttttcctttaatgTTAGGAATCTGATATtagaattataaatatgcatAATACATAATATGTGTAAATATGGATGAAGATTAAAATATCTCATTTTTAAtacaagaaaaatatatttagaatTTCATAAAGCcaggaaatatatttttgtacaaggacatttaaaaaaaaaaaaaaaagaagaaaaaaaaaacattaaaaaatataaaataaaaaatatgcataTTAAAATAGACAAAAGTTGAAAAAGgattaataattttaccaaaaaaaaaaaaaaaaaaaaaaaaaaaaaggataatatttgctatccatattatttttttatatatacattatagaTATGCCTTTTTTCTGGTCATATTCCAGTAGTTAACAAATTTTTCCAACATTTCTGACTTAACGTTTACTAAGGTTCCCCCTGTAGGTTTCATTTGTCCCATTATATTTCTCAAGTAGTATACaaattcatcattatttttaaagcTTTGTTCTTTTATGGCTTGAGATATATCTTTTTCACTTATCCAtacaattttaattttattataaatattaaaacataGAAAggttatatgaataaatggATGGAAAACTGTATGTGGAGAAGTATAGAAATGATTtagttttttattaattatattaatttcatcatatataaaagttataatattacatttatttctTAGAACAAGATCTgaattttgaaaaatatcaTTTTTCCATAAGAGGATACAAGATCCATTACTTTTCATAGCTTCTGGAAAAATAAcaacatttttaattttatgagTTCTAGCATAATTATGTATTtgttctatatttttaaatattcccATTTTATTAGGTATAGAAAATTTTAAAgacaattttattaaatcataAAAACATACAGGTGATAAActtccatttttatttattacaataAATAATGGATTTAATctaaatgataaatataatatatcaacaaAAGAAGTAAAattagataaaaaaatatgaccATATGTATCATATGTGAATGGAATTTTTTGTTTAGTACATTTGATTTTTactcttttattatttgcatATTGTTCATCTAGATATAAAAAGcctaaataaaataataataatctacAATATATTGTCTgtattatttgataaaaaaaatctttTATACActgaaatattaatattttcaacaagctatttaaaaaaaacataaatattaaagtCAAACTAAGAAAACATAAACGCATTACTACTAttggaaataataataattttaacaaCTTTTCTTGAAAACTTAATTTCTTATTTACCCATACAGGTAAAAAAGGATTTATTCCAGTTGACGCGTCAGCAAATTCTCGATACTTTTCCATTGTATTTCAcacataatttaataatctctaaattaatatattcaacctttttacataatataaataaataaataaatatatatatatatatatatatatatatatattttttcgtttataaatatatcattcaatataatattttcgttggtattaataaatatattttctctttctttacatatacatatatatatatatatagtcccttatttaattttttttttttttttttttggccttactttatttatataacaaaaaattaaaaaaaaaaaaattaattatgtGTAAATAATAACTCTTAATATTTCATTAGGAAAATTCAAcgaataatgatatatatatatatatatatatatatatatatgtgatatatatttcgtaaatatatttttacttttttttttttatttttataatatcgtATATGAGTGCAATATTTTAGATTTTGAccgaaaaataaaaaaattatatatatattatatgtatatatataattatatatatactatatatattgtataattattaagtatatacataattatcagcttttttatattctcattaattttttaagataaaatattatttcttatatcaatattattttattttaaaatttttttttttttttttttttttatatttacccTTTTAAATGTATAACCATCATATAGATGAGAAAAAATaactttattaatatatatatatatatatatatatacatttaataaatacaatataagaaggcaaaaatatattttaatattcatgcatatatatatatatatatatatatatatatatatataatatgtttatatatttatatatttatatttccatgttatccttattattttaacTTTTTGGTCCTAATTATTTGCTTGTTTCCTTTTATCCATcaaatgtatattaaaaagttaGTATGTCATTAATTCATATTGGATATTTTATAaagagaaaataatatataaatatatatattccagcATATTATTGAAacatgtaatataatatatatatatatgtatatatgcatatataaatggaaccattatataatatattccttATTTATAAGTAATATCATGAACAATTATAACTtttatggatatatataattattatcccattttcttttttcttctaaaTATATccgaaagaaaaaatataaacaaataaaagaaagcaaaaaaaaatcaaacatCTTATTATAAAAGGAGTACATCAATTAGATGttcctatatataatacgcataaata from the Plasmodium falciparum 3D7 genome assembly, chromosome: 14 genome contains:
- a CDS encoding mitochondrial ribosomal protein S14 precursor, putative — translated: MAARDPGPYLNQVPLGFPSYNRRVFRDILARRAFMESEVNTRVYKNIFENLGFKGHIRINNKVGINRIRMRCIQGGYSRGIYKFTRMAKMAFFQTAREGWLKKYGYRPDLFR
- a CDS encoding inner membrane complex protein, putative, with the protein product MNLFKKSTCSACNSCNCCCERDEVKITERTYTYNDLDNLYDNEGSSSFPYIPTERIILNSYNNPDLYYHQIDTEFYTKNILYDVPLVSYAQGPYYERIPDMKLNEKYRLPTLSYVSDPVYIRRREKCTISNFPRTMCWAKCRSS